In Mauremys reevesii isolate NIE-2019 linkage group 20, ASM1616193v1, whole genome shotgun sequence, the following are encoded in one genomic region:
- the CCDC182 gene encoding coiled-coil domain-containing protein 182 encodes MANQIQSFFETSTMALCKEETIPMTLDMLTSKKVETNNPQARCLLSTLASAMCSQHASDVEKLQQELKNMQRDMKDFKQEVTRVICKIEGTLSYMMEVVTRLETRSNHVEQRLREEEDRGIVRNKVLTFLLPREKELRAKCADLERRLWRKNV; translated from the coding sequence ATGGCAAACCAGATCCAATCATTCTTTGAGACAAGCACAATGGCACTGTGTAAAGAAGAGACTATTCCGATGACCCTGGACATGCTGACGAGTAAAAAAGTGGAGACAAATAATCCTCAAGCCAGATGCCTCCTCTCGACGCTGGCATCGGCCATGTGCAGCCAACATGCATCAGACGTGGAAAAACTGCAGCAAGAACTGAAAAACATGCAGAGGGACATGAAGGATTTCAAGCAAGAGGTGACAAGGGTGATCTGTAAAATAGAGGGCACCCTGAGCTACATGATGGAGGTGGTAACAAGACTTGAAACCAGAAGCAACCATGTGGAGCAGCGGCTGAGGGAAGAAGAAGACAGAGGCATAGTACGGAACAAAGTACTCACATTCTTACTGCCGAGGGAGAAAGAACTGCGGGCGAAATGTGCTGATCTAGAGAGGAGGCTTTGGAGGAAAAATGTCTAG